From the Psychrobacillus sp. FSL K6-4046 genome, one window contains:
- a CDS encoding alpha/beta-type small acid-soluble spore protein: MSSNNNSNQLLVPGVKQALDQMKYEIAQEFGVNLGADASARANGSVGGEITKRLVQRAQQQMNGSNS; the protein is encoded by the coding sequence ATGTCTTCAAACAACAACAGCAACCAACTTTTAGTTCCTGGTGTAAAGCAAGCTCTTGATCAAATGAAATATGAAATCGCTCAAGAATTTGGTGTGAATTTAGGAGCAGACGCATCAGCGCGTGCCAACGGATCCGTAGGCGGAGAAATTACTAAGCGTTTAGTGCAAAGAGCTCAACAACAAATGAACGGTTCAAACAGCTAA